GATGGCCCCCCAGGGCCGGGCGTTGAAGCTGGCGTAGATCTGCGGCTGTACCGCGAAGGTGGCGATCGTGCTCACGATGGTCAGGAGAATCGTCACCGGCCAGCTGATGCGCAGGATGCGCCGCGCGCGCGTGTTGAGGGTGCCGTCGGTCTTGCGGGCGATATAGGCGGCCCCATGCATGGTCAGCGTACTGGCCGCCATCAGGCCGATCAGGATCGTGTACCAGTCCAGAATACCAGGCGTCTTGCTGAAGGGGTCGAAATCGGTCCACAGCGGCTCAAAGAAGACGCCATGTGCATCCAGGGGCACGCCGCGGATCACATTCGCCAGGGCCGCGCCGTAGAAGATGGTCAGCAAGGTGCTGCCGATAAAGAACATGCCGTCCCAGAAAGAGGCCCAGACAGGGCTGGGGACACGCGAGCGCAGCTCAATGGAGACGCCTCGCCACATCAGCAGCCAGAGTACAATGCAGAGCGGCAGATAGAAGCCGCTGAAGCTAGAGGCATAGAGCACCGGGAAGGTGAAGAAGAGGGTACCGCCAGCGGCGATAATCCAGACCTCGTTGCCATCCCAGACCGGACCAATGGCGCGCAGAATCAGGCGCCGTTCCTGGTCGCTGCGGGCGGCAACCAGGTGAATGATGCCGGCGCCCAGGTCGAAGCCGTCCAGCAGGACGTACATTGTCAACATAAAGGCGACAAGAATGAACCAGAGTGTTGCCATCAGCCTTGACCTCCCTTGCTCAGCTCAACCTTCTGCCACCGTACCGGTGGCCAGGCCGGATAGACCTCCCTCTTCTGCACCCTCGGCTTCTTCTCCCTCGCCGCTCTCAGGCCCCTTGAGGGCCTCTGTGACCGAGAGGACAACATAGAGCAGACCGAGCAACAGGTACATACCGGCAAAACCGATCAGGGTGAAGAGGACGTTGCCCGCTGAAAGGTTGGCCGAGGAGCCTTGCGCTGTGGGTAAGAGGCCGTAGATGATCCACGGCTGGCGGCCCAGCTCGGTGGTAAACCATCCGGCAGTATTGGCAATCACCGGGAACGGCATCGCCAGCATTAAGATCCACAGCATCCAGCGCGTCGTGAAGAGACGCCGTTTCCAGAGCCAGAGCAGGCAGGCGACCCCCATGATCGGGATAAAGAAGGTGCCCAGGCCAACCATGATGTGATAGCTGTAGTAGAGTAGCTCGATCGAATCGGGCCGCTGATTCGCGGGAAACGCATCCAGCCCCTTGACCACCGCCTCCCAACGGCGATAGGTCAGAAAGCTGAGCACCTTGGGCACAATCAGCGGATTGTCAAGCTGGCCGCTCGCTGTATTGGGCTGGCCGAGAATGACAATGCCAGCCCCCTGCTCAGTATGAAAGAGACCTTCGAAGGCCGCCAGCTTGGCCGGTTGATATTTGGCTACCTGCTGGCCCTCCAGGTCGCCACTGGGGTAGAGCTGGATAACGCTGGCGATCAGGCCAACGATGACGCCCAGGGTCACAAAGATGCGCCCGTAGTCAACGTGGCTCTTGGACAGGAGATAGTAGGCCCCGAGGCCGGCCATGATGAAGGCCCCCGTGATCACCGCTCCGCTCATGGTGTGCAGATACTGGGGAAAGATCCACGGATTGAACAAGACTTCCCAGTAGTTGGAGATGTGCAGGCGGTTGCCGACGATGGTATAGCCTACGGGGTGCTGCATCCAGGCATTGGAGGCCACAATGAAGGCGCCAGAGGCCCAGGTGCCTAACCAGACCATGACGGCGGCAAACCAGTGCACTTTCTGCCCAAAGACCTTCTCGCCGAAGAGAAAGACGCCGAGAAAGGCCGACTCCAGGAAGAAGGCAAAGGCTCCTTCCATCGCCAGGGTCTGGGCGATGATGTCTCCAGCGTAGGCCGAAAAGCGTGCCCAGTTGGTGCCAAACTGGAACTCCATCGGGATGCCGGTGACAACGCCCAGCACAAAGCTGGTGGCGAAGATCTTGGCCCAAAAGCGAGCGCTGATATTGTAGCGCTCATCCTTCTTGATCAGGTAGAACGTCTTTAAGAGCACAATCAAGAAGGCTAACCCCATTGTAATCTGGGGAAAGATATAGTGATAGCCTACAGTAAAGGCGAATTGTACTCGTGATAAGATGGTCGACAGGTCCATATGCAGGCCAAACCTCCCACGGACTGACCGAAACGCCCGCTGCCGCTGGGTCCTGACTGGCTCACTCCCAGGATGAGAGCGCCTGACTCAGGTCAGGCCACAGGCAGCAAGGCGTTTTGCACTTCCCACAAACGTCGATAGAGGCCGCCGCGCTCCAGCAGCTGCTCGTGTTTGCCTCGCTCGGCAATACGCCCTCCATCCAGGACGAGAATTTCATCCATGCGCTCCATATGCAGGAGGCGATGGGTCACGAGCAGCGTCGTGCGGCCTTGCATCAATGTATCCAGCGCTTCAAACAGCGCCTGCTCGGTAAGATGGTCCAGATTCGCGGTGACCTCATCGAGCAAGAGGAGCGGCGCATCTTTTAACAGGGCGCGAGCAATGGCCAGGCGCTGGCGTTCGCCGCCCGACAGCTTGAGACCCTGCTCGCCGACCCAGGTGTCGAGGCTGGCGGGCAACTGGCGCACGAAATCGTCAAGCTGGGCCAGTGCCAGGACGTGCCAGAGCTGCTCTTCTGTAGCGGAGGGCGCTGCCAGACGGAGATTGCCGCGAATGGTGTCGTTGAAAAGGTAGGTCTCCTGCGTCACGACGCCCATCAAGCGGCGCAGGTCAGCCAGCGCAAAGCTGCGAATGTCCTGGCCCGCGAGCAGGATGCGCCCTTCCTGCGGGTCCCAGAAGCGCAAGGCCAGGCGGAGCAGACTGCTTTTGCCGGCACCGCTCGGGCCGACGATTGCCACGCGCGCCCCTGCTGGGACACGGAAGGAAATGTCCGCCAGGGTGAGCTGACGCCCTTCCTCTTCGTAGCGGAAGGTGACGTTCTCAAAAGCCAGTTCCAGCGATCGGCTGCCCGGTACAGGCAGCGGCTGTGCAGGATCGCAGACGGCGGGCGGGGTGTCGATGATCCGAAAGAGGCGCTCGCCGGCGGCCAACGAGTGGCCGAGCTGCCCGAAGGCCTGGGCCAGGGGCGTGATGGCTTCAAAAGCCGCCAGCACCAGCATGGCCAGAAAGCCCAGGTAGACGCTATTGATCTGCCCGGTCGCCGCCAGAGGAATGGCCAGCAGCAAGAGAGACCAGACCGCCAGGCCCGTTAGCAGCTCCTGCAGGCCTTCTTGCAGGCCACCAGCCACGGCCAGCCGCCGCTGAAGCTGGTCGAGCCGCTGCTCCCAGACAGCCAGCTGCTCGCGCCGGCGCTCTGCCTGGCCATAGGCCAGGAGGTCGCTCATCCCCTGCAGGCTCTCCACAAGGTGCACGTTTACCCGGCCACGGAGCGCCAACTGCTCACGTCCCAGGCCGCGCGTCAGGCGGAGGGCCAGCAGTGGCAACCCCAGGCCGGCGATGAGCAGGAAGAAGAGGGCCGCCAGGGCCAGGACTGTATTGAACATCGCCAGGAGCCAGCAAGTAATGAGCGTGACCAGGGCCGCCACCAGCACCGGCGCCACCACGCGCAGGTAGAGATTCTGGAGTTCGTCAACGTCGGAGACCAGGCGCGCCAGCAAGTCGCCGCTGCGCAGCTGCCAGAGACGCGCCGGCGCCAGCGGGGCCAGTCGGTGATAGACAGCCACCCGGATATGCGCCAGCAGGCGAAAGGTGACATTATGCGAGA
The sequence above is a segment of the Thermogemmatispora onikobensis genome. Coding sequences within it:
- the cydB gene encoding cytochrome d ubiquinol oxidase subunit II, whose protein sequence is MATLWFILVAFMLTMYVLLDGFDLGAGIIHLVAARSDQERRLILRAIGPVWDGNEVWIIAAGGTLFFTFPVLYASSFSGFYLPLCIVLWLLMWRGVSIELRSRVPSPVWASFWDGMFFIGSTLLTIFYGAALANVIRGVPLDAHGVFFEPLWTDFDPFSKTPGILDWYTILIGLMAASTLTMHGAAYIARKTDGTLNTRARRILRISWPVTILLTIVSTIATFAVQPQIYASFNARPWGAIFPLIAFVGLLGVGHFAFRNRDLAAFFSSCAFIAGMLASSAFGLYPDVLPAVDPAHSLTIDNASGSPYGLTVGLVWWIIGILLAVVYFVFTYRLFWGKVTAKGEYSGY
- a CDS encoding cytochrome ubiquinol oxidase subunit I — protein: MDLSTILSRVQFAFTVGYHYIFPQITMGLAFLIVLLKTFYLIKKDERYNISARFWAKIFATSFVLGVVTGIPMEFQFGTNWARFSAYAGDIIAQTLAMEGAFAFFLESAFLGVFLFGEKVFGQKVHWFAAVMVWLGTWASGAFIVASNAWMQHPVGYTIVGNRLHISNYWEVLFNPWIFPQYLHTMSGAVITGAFIMAGLGAYYLLSKSHVDYGRIFVTLGVIVGLIASVIQLYPSGDLEGQQVAKYQPAKLAAFEGLFHTEQGAGIVILGQPNTASGQLDNPLIVPKVLSFLTYRRWEAVVKGLDAFPANQRPDSIELLYYSYHIMVGLGTFFIPIMGVACLLWLWKRRLFTTRWMLWILMLAMPFPVIANTAGWFTTELGRQPWIIYGLLPTAQGSSANLSAGNVLFTLIGFAGMYLLLGLLYVVLSVTEALKGPESGEGEEAEGAEEGGLSGLATGTVAEG
- the cydC gene encoding thiol reductant ABC exporter subunit CydC translates to MTSKRSAVRTAWRLLAFLRPFTPQIVVTVLLGGVMVVANMLLLSMASYLIAGAAIVTMIVLLSIPITIVRLMGLVRAAARYGERLLSHNVTFRLLAHIRVAVYHRLAPLAPARLWQLRSGDLLARLVSDVDELQNLYLRVVAPVLVAALVTLITCWLLAMFNTVLALAALFFLLIAGLGLPLLALRLTRGLGREQLALRGRVNVHLVESLQGMSDLLAYGQAERRREQLAVWEQRLDQLQRRLAVAGGLQEGLQELLTGLAVWSLLLLAIPLAATGQINSVYLGFLAMLVLAAFEAITPLAQAFGQLGHSLAAGERLFRIIDTPPAVCDPAQPLPVPGSRSLELAFENVTFRYEEEGRQLTLADISFRVPAGARVAIVGPSGAGKSSLLRLALRFWDPQEGRILLAGQDIRSFALADLRRLMGVVTQETYLFNDTIRGNLRLAAPSATEEQLWHVLALAQLDDFVRQLPASLDTWVGEQGLKLSGGERQRLAIARALLKDAPLLLLDEVTANLDHLTEQALFEALDTLMQGRTTLLVTHRLLHMERMDEILVLDGGRIAERGKHEQLLERGGLYRRLWEVQNALLPVA